Proteins encoded together in one Candidatus Zixiibacteriota bacterium window:
- a CDS encoding aminomethyltransferase beta-barrel domain-containing protein, protein GEESGLYSITTQVSDINWVSITAPTASISASIKIRYLHKAASGKVVPLGTSQARVEFDEPQRAITPGQTAVFYRDDLVLGGSIIEKNS, encoded by the coding sequence AGGTGAGGAGTCGGGGCTTTACTCTATAACGACGCAAGTCTCCGATATCAATTGGGTATCGATAACCGCGCCGACCGCGTCAATATCGGCGTCAATAAAAATCAGGTATCTCCATAAGGCGGCTTCCGGCAAAGTAGTCCCGCTCGGAACAAGCCAGGCTCGAGTCGAATTTGATGAACCACAGCGGGCAATCACCCCCGGGCAAACCGCGGTCTTCTATCGCGACGACCTGGTGCTGGGAGGCAGCATTATCGAAAAAAATAGTTGA